In Acetonema longum DSM 6540, one genomic interval encodes:
- a CDS encoding uroporphyrinogen decarboxylase family protein — protein MGKMKLPGKELGDNVQSQVIGSEVMTRNDYDIIRKKGYGEYQLTFLERANGISREEVLKGMAEAARIRELELAAMRRRGQIPLYGDLGGLVPFDAFSLARSIEKYYKDMFQIVDQLEELLPVVADFFVAAAEKTVAATGINRVFVGGSRSAGQFVAKKYFDRLIWPSFKAFIGNLTAKGIVPILHFDCDWTKNLEYFLELPRGKFVLALDGSTDIFKAKEILHGHCALHGDVPAAYFTVASPSELDEYCKKLIQIAGKGGGFLLACGCCLPMNARRENVETFFQAVEKYGYY, from the coding sequence ATGGGAAAAATGAAGCTGCCGGGTAAAGAGTTGGGCGATAATGTCCAGAGCCAGGTCATTGGGAGCGAAGTGATGACCAGGAATGATTACGACATCATCCGGAAAAAGGGGTATGGGGAATATCAGCTGACTTTTCTGGAGCGAGCCAACGGCATTAGCCGGGAAGAAGTGCTGAAAGGCATGGCCGAAGCAGCCAGGATCAGGGAATTGGAACTGGCTGCCATGCGCCGCCGGGGACAAATTCCTCTCTATGGGGACCTGGGCGGGTTGGTGCCGTTTGATGCCTTTTCGTTAGCCCGGTCCATTGAAAAGTATTACAAGGATATGTTTCAGATCGTCGACCAGTTGGAAGAACTGCTGCCGGTTGTGGCGGATTTTTTTGTTGCTGCGGCGGAAAAGACAGTGGCCGCCACCGGGATCAACCGGGTCTTTGTCGGCGGCAGCCGCTCGGCCGGTCAGTTTGTGGCCAAAAAGTACTTTGACAGGCTGATTTGGCCTTCTTTCAAAGCATTTATTGGAAATCTGACTGCCAAAGGCATTGTGCCCATTCTGCACTTTGACTGTGACTGGACCAAAAACCTGGAGTATTTCCTGGAACTGCCCCGGGGTAAATTTGTGCTGGCCTTAGACGGCTCTACCGACATTTTTAAGGCCAAGGAAATACTGCACGGCCATTGTGCCCTTCACGGGGATGTGCCGGCCGCATATTTCACGGTGGCGTCGCCGTCCGAACTGGATGAATACTGTAAAAAGCTGATTCAAATAGCAGGAAAAGGCGGTGGGTTCTTACTGGCCTGCGGCTGCTGCCTGCCGATGAATGCCAGGCGGGAAAATGTCGAAACCTTTTTCCAGGCAGTTGAAAAGTATGGATATTATTAG
- a CDS encoding MFS transporter, producing the protein MSRGLLKAAVLSISLLLLAATAVSPALANIGAVFTEASPRTIMLLVALPSMTMVLASLLFGKLSEWATRRELTNAAMVLFLIGGVTPYFMDDLTLILGMRAILGLSLGMIFPLSLVLIADFFSANERVAVMGLQSVFVNAGGIIFPLAGGILCVADWHNTFLAYLFGAVIFAFVYFYLPEPPKAAAAGESGQAARKVPLPGRVYFVEGIVFFYNLLIFAFFTNVAIQVVGEDMGNAASAGYALTLFTGGGVLAGLVFGRIMQIAGNFTIAAGWLVTAAGLAIISGVHDFNLLLLGCFIGGFGFSTTCPALFVTLSLITPPARVALSLPLASAAGGIGQFAAPFVFEAVNALFGQHAGRFPLLVSAAVLAAGGLLLALQTLARPPQAANINN; encoded by the coding sequence GTGAGTAGAGGTCTGTTAAAGGCGGCAGTGCTTTCTATCTCCCTGCTGCTCCTGGCGGCCACGGCTGTTTCGCCGGCACTGGCCAATATCGGCGCGGTGTTTACGGAAGCCAGCCCCCGGACGATTATGCTGCTGGTGGCGTTGCCGTCGATGACCATGGTGCTGGCGTCGCTGCTGTTTGGCAAACTGAGCGAATGGGCGACCCGGCGGGAACTGACCAATGCGGCCATGGTTCTCTTTTTAATCGGCGGCGTTACGCCGTACTTTATGGATGATCTGACGCTGATTTTAGGGATGAGGGCCATTCTGGGGCTGAGTCTGGGCATGATCTTTCCCTTGTCCCTGGTCCTGATCGCGGATTTTTTCAGCGCCAATGAACGAGTGGCCGTAATGGGCCTGCAAAGCGTGTTTGTAAATGCAGGCGGGATTATTTTCCCCCTGGCCGGCGGCATATTGTGCGTTGCCGACTGGCACAATACCTTTCTGGCCTATTTATTCGGCGCGGTCATCTTCGCCTTTGTTTATTTTTATCTTCCCGAGCCGCCCAAAGCCGCAGCGGCCGGGGAGAGCGGCCAGGCCGCGCGAAAAGTGCCTCTGCCCGGCCGGGTGTATTTTGTCGAAGGCATCGTATTTTTCTATAATCTGTTGATTTTTGCCTTCTTTACCAACGTCGCCATTCAGGTGGTCGGGGAAGATATGGGCAATGCCGCCAGCGCCGGTTATGCGCTGACCTTGTTTACCGGCGGCGGAGTCCTGGCCGGCCTGGTATTTGGCCGGATCATGCAGATAGCCGGAAATTTCACCATTGCGGCCGGCTGGCTGGTTACAGCGGCAGGACTGGCGATCATCTCCGGCGTTCACGATTTTAACCTGCTGCTGCTGGGCTGTTTTATCGGCGGTTTCGGTTTTTCCACCACCTGCCCGGCGCTGTTTGTCACCCTGTCGCTGATTACGCCGCCGGCCCGGGTGGCGCTCAGCCTGCCCCTGGCTTCCGCCGCCGGCGGCATTGGCCAGTTTGCGGCGCCCTTTGTGTTTGAAGCCGTCAACGCTCTGTTTGGGCAGCATGCCGGACGGTTTCCCCTGCTGGTCAGTGCGGCGGTTCTGGCGGCCGGCGGCTTGCTGCTGGCGCTGCAGACTTTGGCCCGGCCGCCCCAAGCGGCCAATATCAACAATTAG
- a CDS encoding uroporphyrinogen decarboxylase family protein, with protein sequence MKTNQELLQERKDRLKKAITFQKTDRTPVILTGDAFCARHVGMKLSEFCSDMKASHRAIFASIRALGDVDGTGGTFAAATMFPLMFYTRIKLPGRELPDDTPWQLDEREMMTVEDYDTILKRGWSTFSRDYLTNRLGIDVDCLSAQLADVPQFMKNFEDAGYLVYTPSASITVNEYLSGGRSFPKFMRDLFKMPDKVEAVLDLILEESLTALRAQIRACKPLVAFISPARGASQFYSPKLWERFVWKYLKAAAEAIIEEGAVADLHIDGNWERDLAFFKQLPKQKCIFESDSATDIYKVREALGDHMCIKGDVPAALLALGTPDDVYNYCSGLIKDMGPGFILASGCTIPPNAPVENVKAMVAAAVGK encoded by the coding sequence ATGAAAACAAATCAGGAACTGCTGCAGGAGCGCAAAGACAGGCTGAAAAAGGCGATTACCTTTCAGAAAACGGACCGGACGCCGGTTATTCTCACCGGGGATGCTTTCTGCGCCAGGCATGTGGGAATGAAATTGTCGGAATTCTGTTCCGACATGAAGGCATCCCATCGGGCCATATTTGCCTCGATCCGGGCCCTGGGCGATGTAGACGGTACCGGCGGCACCTTTGCGGCAGCCACCATGTTCCCGTTGATGTTTTATACCAGGATTAAACTGCCGGGCCGCGAATTGCCCGACGATACCCCCTGGCAGCTTGACGAGCGGGAAATGATGACCGTAGAAGACTACGACACCATTTTGAAACGAGGCTGGAGTACGTTTAGCCGCGATTATTTGACGAACCGGCTGGGCATTGACGTGGATTGCCTGTCGGCGCAGTTGGCCGATGTCCCGCAGTTCATGAAGAACTTTGAAGATGCCGGCTATCTGGTGTATACTCCCAGCGCCTCCATTACCGTGAACGAATACCTTAGCGGCGGACGCTCCTTTCCCAAATTCATGCGGGACCTGTTTAAAATGCCGGACAAAGTGGAGGCGGTTCTGGACCTGATCCTGGAAGAATCCCTGACCGCCCTCAGAGCGCAGATCCGGGCTTGCAAGCCGTTGGTGGCGTTCATTTCGCCGGCCCGGGGCGCCAGCCAGTTTTACTCTCCCAAGCTGTGGGAGCGTTTTGTCTGGAAATACTTGAAGGCTGCCGCCGAAGCGATCATCGAGGAAGGCGCGGTGGCAGACCTGCATATTGACGGCAACTGGGAACGGGATCTGGCTTTTTTCAAACAGTTGCCGAAACAAAAATGCATCTTTGAATCCGACAGTGCCACCGATATTTATAAGGTCAGAGAAGCTCTGGGAGACCACATGTGCATCAAGGGCGATGTCCCGGCGGCGCTGCTTGCCCTGGGAACACCTGACGACGTGTATAACTATTGCAGCGGGCTGATCAAGGATATGGGGCCCGGATTCATCCTGGCATCCGGTTGCACCATACCGCCCAACGCCCCGGTGGAAAATGTGAAAGCCATGGTTGCCGCCGCTGTCGGCAAGTGA